One genomic window of Aquisalimonas sp. 2447 includes the following:
- the modB gene encoding molybdate ABC transporter permease subunit, which produces MDWTAFRLSLELAAWTTVILLPIGIIVGRWLATHRFRGRGFVEALVALPLVLPPTVLGYYLLVSFSTDMPVGQLWHALTGDGLNFSFAGIVLASVVFNLPFAIQPAQRAFETVPGHLREAAWCSGLSPWRTFLRVEVPLVWPGLISAFVLTFVHTIGEFGVVLMVGGAIDGETKTVAIAIYDRVQAFDDEAAGAMSLLLLVVSFIAIGLVYGLAGRGRGVGVR; this is translated from the coding sequence GTGGACTGGACCGCGTTTCGCCTTTCGCTGGAACTGGCCGCGTGGACCACGGTGATCCTCCTGCCCATTGGCATTATCGTTGGCCGTTGGCTGGCCACCCACCGGTTCCGTGGCCGCGGCTTCGTCGAGGCACTTGTTGCCCTGCCCCTGGTGCTGCCCCCCACGGTACTGGGGTACTACCTGCTGGTGAGCTTCAGCACTGACATGCCCGTCGGTCAGCTCTGGCACGCACTCACCGGCGACGGCCTCAATTTCTCGTTCGCCGGTATCGTCCTTGCCTCGGTGGTCTTCAACCTGCCCTTCGCCATCCAGCCCGCCCAGCGGGCCTTCGAGACGGTACCGGGGCATCTGCGCGAGGCCGCCTGGTGTTCCGGGCTGTCACCCTGGCGCACGTTTCTGCGCGTTGAAGTGCCGCTGGTCTGGCCCGGGCTGATTTCCGCCTTCGTACTGACCTTCGTACACACCATCGGCGAATTCGGCGTCGTGCTCATGGTGGGTGGGGCCATTGACGGCGAGACCAAGACCGTGGCCATCGCCATCTATGACCGCGTCCAGGCCTTCGATGACGAAGCCGCCGGGGCCATGTCGCTGCTGTTGCTGGTGGTCTCGTTCATCGCCATCGGCCTGGTCTACGGTCTTGCCGGCCGGGGAAGGGGGGTCGGTGTCCGCTAG
- a CDS encoding complex I subunit 5 family protein — protein sequence MTWLLALLPGVPALTALAALGGRLPERAVVAGVMVTVLIGATLAAFGAKPLDMEWLLLGTALGLDPLARALLAATVALWGAAAVAARPLFADTTRGPRFAICFLLTLAGNLGAIVALDAASFYLAFAVMTFAAYGLVTHNETGEARRAGRIYLTLAVFGEALLLAGLFLLAARVGNPHTDAIVSAYGYLERPALVGGLLLAGFAVKMGVVPVHVWLPLAHPAAPVPASAVLSGIIVKAGLLGWLRFVPAGLPELATPGNVLMIAGIAGAFSAALAGCFQDRAKTVLAYSTVSQMGLLAMLVGLLVAGHVQPAVAVPAITVFAVHHALAKGALFLSMDHLKAVGRRAALVTLLPTLAIIGAPMTSGLIAKGALKGVAPDPLPLIITLTSVTTTVLLLRFLAVAWPRGPEPKGAIPADALLAWVALVALGLVLPWLIATPGHLEYAFQAGNLVDAVWPGLAGLAIAMAATRWWADRPTLAEGDLVIPAERAHAWITACTGHAMESVRPPSLPTIQQRIRSISPRRLPAEPGIVCTGIILLALLLVFPWLILSHG from the coding sequence ATGACCTGGCTGCTTGCGCTGCTCCCCGGCGTCCCCGCGTTGACGGCTCTGGCCGCGCTCGGCGGCCGTTTACCTGAGCGCGCGGTGGTCGCCGGCGTGATGGTCACGGTGCTGATCGGCGCCACACTGGCGGCATTCGGCGCGAAACCTCTGGACATGGAGTGGCTACTGCTGGGCACCGCGCTGGGGCTCGACCCTCTGGCCCGGGCGCTGCTCGCCGCAACCGTGGCACTCTGGGGCGCCGCCGCGGTGGCGGCCCGCCCCCTGTTCGCCGATACCACGCGGGGTCCACGCTTCGCCATCTGCTTCCTGCTGACACTGGCCGGCAACCTTGGCGCCATCGTCGCTCTCGATGCCGCATCGTTCTATCTGGCCTTCGCCGTCATGACCTTTGCCGCCTACGGCCTGGTCACCCATAACGAGACCGGGGAAGCGCGACGGGCGGGCCGGATCTACCTGACTCTTGCCGTCTTCGGTGAAGCCCTGCTGCTGGCAGGCCTGTTCCTGCTGGCGGCCCGGGTGGGCAACCCACACACCGACGCCATCGTCTCCGCCTACGGCTACCTGGAGCGGCCGGCGCTGGTGGGCGGTCTGCTGCTGGCGGGGTTTGCCGTGAAAATGGGTGTCGTGCCCGTGCATGTCTGGCTGCCGCTGGCACATCCCGCGGCACCGGTGCCGGCCAGCGCGGTGCTCTCGGGTATCATCGTCAAGGCCGGCCTGCTGGGATGGCTGCGTTTCGTGCCGGCGGGCCTGCCGGAACTGGCGACGCCCGGGAATGTGCTGATGATCGCTGGCATCGCCGGCGCCTTTAGCGCCGCGCTGGCGGGCTGTTTCCAGGACCGCGCAAAGACCGTGCTGGCCTATTCCACGGTGAGCCAGATGGGACTGCTGGCGATGCTGGTGGGGCTGCTGGTGGCCGGACACGTGCAGCCAGCGGTGGCTGTCCCGGCCATCACGGTATTTGCTGTCCACCATGCGCTGGCAAAAGGCGCCCTGTTCCTGTCCATGGATCACCTGAAAGCCGTGGGCCGACGCGCGGCGCTGGTCACCCTGCTGCCGACCCTGGCCATCATCGGCGCCCCCATGACCTCCGGGCTGATCGCCAAGGGCGCACTGAAGGGCGTCGCGCCGGACCCGCTGCCGCTGATCATTACCCTCACCAGCGTCACCACAACGGTTCTGTTGCTGCGTTTCCTCGCAGTGGCGTGGCCCCGAGGTCCGGAGCCAAAGGGAGCCATACCCGCCGACGCCCTGCTCGCCTGGGTGGCACTGGTTGCCCTGGGCCTGGTGCTGCCCTGGCTGATCGCCACTCCGGGGCACCTGGAGTATGCCTTCCAGGCGGGAAACCTGGTGGACGCGGTCTGGCCGGGTCTGGCAGGGCTGGCCATCGCCATGGCGGCAACCCGCTGGTGGGCAGACCGCCCCACGCTTGCCGAAGGCGATCTGGTGATCCCCGCGGAACGGGCACACGCCTGGATTACCGCTTGCACAGGACACGCCATGGAGTCCGTGCGGCCTCCCTCCCTGCCGACCATCCAGCAGCGCATTCGGAGCATCAGCCCACGCCGACTGCCCGCCGAACCGGGCATCGTCTGCACGGGCATCATCCTGCTGGCTCTGCTGCTGGTGTTCCCCTGGTTGATCCTGTCACACGGATAA
- a CDS encoding complex I subunit 5 family protein, whose product MTAYTAMPLWVLMTSMITAVLVFTIGERWQRLRVTLNLAGAIIKLVLVGVMLRGVQLGHEFLVRIPLLPELDLVFRADALAMLFLTLSAVLWLVTTIYAITYLEHAEHRARFFGFFSLCVAATMGIATAGNLFTLFLFYELLTLATWPLVVHRGVDKAMTAGRIYLQYTIGGGALFLLGIVLLYTLAGANDFVAGGTLAELGVDSHGALIGIFLLLLAGLGVKAALVPLHGWLPVAMVAPAPVSALLHAVAVVKAGAFGIVRVIHDVYGVELAQELYLTQGLAIAASVTIIYGSLRAIWQTDIKRRLAFSTVSQVSYIALGLSLGSPLATIGGLVHLVHQGLMKITLFFCAGAYAETREIHAITELDGVGRSMPWTSAMFTLGALGMIGVPPLAGFISKWYLGIGAVDGGYHWVIGLLLASTVLNAIYFLPMLHRLWFRPLPEEAQAPGEAPWGLLAPILFVGIMSVGVGLLAGAWWSPLSWVELIVEQEYFQ is encoded by the coding sequence ATGACGGCGTATACCGCCATGCCCCTGTGGGTGCTGATGACGTCGATGATCACGGCAGTGCTCGTGTTCACGATCGGGGAACGCTGGCAGCGTCTGCGGGTCACTCTCAACCTCGCCGGAGCCATCATCAAGCTGGTTCTGGTTGGCGTCATGCTGCGCGGCGTACAGCTCGGCCACGAATTCCTGGTGCGCATCCCGCTGCTGCCGGAACTGGACCTGGTATTTCGCGCCGACGCCCTCGCCATGCTGTTCCTGACCCTCTCCGCGGTGCTGTGGCTGGTGACCACCATCTATGCCATTACCTACCTGGAGCATGCTGAGCACCGGGCCCGGTTCTTCGGCTTCTTCAGCCTGTGCGTGGCGGCCACCATGGGCATTGCCACCGCCGGCAACCTGTTCACCTTATTCCTGTTCTACGAACTGCTTACGCTCGCCACCTGGCCACTGGTGGTCCACCGCGGGGTGGACAAGGCCATGACGGCGGGGCGCATCTACCTGCAGTACACAATCGGCGGCGGCGCCCTGTTCCTGCTTGGGATCGTGCTGCTCTACACCCTGGCCGGCGCCAACGATTTCGTCGCCGGCGGCACGCTGGCGGAACTGGGCGTGGACAGCCACGGCGCACTGATCGGGATCTTTCTGTTGCTGCTGGCGGGGCTGGGTGTCAAGGCGGCGCTGGTGCCCCTGCACGGCTGGTTGCCCGTTGCCATGGTGGCGCCGGCGCCGGTGAGCGCCCTGCTCCACGCGGTGGCGGTGGTCAAGGCCGGCGCCTTCGGTATCGTGCGGGTCATTCACGATGTCTACGGCGTGGAGCTCGCACAGGAGCTGTACCTGACCCAGGGTCTGGCCATCGCTGCCTCGGTGACCATCATCTACGGCTCGCTGCGCGCCATCTGGCAGACCGACATCAAACGACGCCTGGCGTTCTCCACTGTCAGCCAGGTCTCCTACATCGCCCTTGGGCTGTCGTTGGGCAGCCCGCTGGCCACCATCGGCGGCCTGGTGCACCTGGTCCACCAGGGGCTGATGAAAATCACCCTGTTCTTCTGCGCCGGTGCCTACGCAGAGACCCGCGAGATCCACGCCATCACTGAGCTGGACGGTGTCGGCCGCAGCATGCCCTGGACCAGTGCCATGTTCACTCTGGGCGCCCTGGGCATGATCGGCGTCCCACCGCTGGCCGGCTTCATCAGCAAGTGGTATCTGGGCATCGGCGCGGTGGATGGTGGTTACCATTGGGTCATCGGCTTGCTGCTGGCAAGCACCGTGCTCAACGCCATCTATTTCCTGCCCATGCTGCACAGGCTTTGGTTCCGACCACTCCCCGAGGAGGCGCAGGCGCCCGGCGAGGCTCCGTGGGGTCTGCTGGCGCCGATTCTGTTCGTGGGCATCATGTCCGTGGGTGTCGGTCTGCTCGCCGGGGCGTGGTGGAGCCCGCTGAGCTGGGTAGAGCTGATTGTCGAGCAGGAGTATTTCCAATGA
- a CDS encoding complex I subunit 5 family protein has protein sequence MTEALPALLVFIPFLAGVLQFVTDRRGIPLLPVITTVLTAALTGWLIVDVAVHGSVEHVLGGWEAPLGIRLHADGLAVVMLLLTAVTGTMVSVYALASHGRHAAGASHFWALWLLLWGSLNALFLSGDLFNIYVTLELVSLAAIPLVLLAGADKTTDATLRYLLFALFGSLVYLAGVALIYGIAGTLDLSLVADPLADSGFAGALAASCLILGIMIKAAIVPFHVWLPAAHGGAPAAASALLSALVVKAAVYLLLRLWTEPLAGLATAPTGQFLGAVGAVAILYGSVRAFFQERLKLVIAYSTVAQLGYMLLFFPMAVALAWEGAVYHGLAHGVAKAALFLAAGNVIAYVGHDRLREISGLDRSLSISLFAFALAAVSIMGLPPSGGFIAKWLLLRAAAETGQWWWLVVLTLGGLLAAAYMFRVLRFAFLRSAGPTVDHQGPRPGRLRVWPTMALAVLAIALGVAAAPILALLGGLP, from the coding sequence ATGACTGAGGCGTTGCCCGCGCTGCTGGTGTTCATCCCGTTTCTGGCCGGGGTGCTGCAGTTCGTCACCGACCGCCGCGGTATTCCGCTGCTGCCGGTGATCACCACGGTGCTCACCGCGGCGCTCACCGGCTGGTTGATCGTGGATGTTGCCGTCCATGGATCGGTGGAACACGTTCTCGGGGGCTGGGAAGCGCCCCTGGGAATCCGCCTGCACGCCGACGGCCTGGCGGTGGTGATGCTGCTGCTCACCGCCGTGACCGGAACCATGGTATCGGTGTACGCGCTGGCCTCCCACGGCCGTCATGCGGCGGGTGCCTCGCATTTCTGGGCCCTGTGGCTGCTGCTGTGGGGCTCCCTCAACGCGCTGTTCCTCTCCGGCGATCTGTTCAATATCTACGTCACCCTGGAGCTGGTGAGCCTGGCGGCCATCCCGCTGGTGCTGCTGGCCGGCGCCGACAAGACCACCGACGCCACCCTGCGCTATCTGCTGTTCGCGCTGTTCGGCTCGCTGGTGTACCTGGCCGGTGTAGCACTGATCTACGGCATCGCAGGCACGCTGGACCTCTCCCTGGTGGCCGACCCGCTGGCGGACAGCGGCTTTGCCGGCGCCCTGGCGGCCTCCTGCCTGATCCTCGGCATCATGATCAAGGCGGCCATCGTGCCCTTTCACGTGTGGCTGCCAGCGGCTCATGGCGGCGCCCCGGCCGCCGCCAGCGCCCTGCTGTCGGCGCTGGTGGTCAAGGCGGCGGTTTACCTGCTGCTGCGGCTGTGGACCGAGCCCCTGGCCGGGCTGGCTACAGCGCCGACGGGCCAGTTCCTGGGCGCCGTGGGCGCTGTAGCCATTCTCTATGGCTCCGTACGGGCATTCTTCCAGGAGCGCCTGAAGCTGGTGATTGCCTACTCCACCGTCGCCCAGCTCGGCTACATGCTGCTGTTCTTCCCCATGGCGGTGGCCCTGGCCTGGGAGGGCGCCGTGTATCACGGTCTCGCCCACGGCGTTGCCAAGGCAGCACTGTTCCTGGCCGCCGGCAACGTCATCGCTTATGTGGGGCATGACCGGCTGCGGGAGATCTCGGGGCTTGACCGCTCACTGTCCATCAGCCTGTTCGCCTTCGCCCTGGCGGCGGTGAGCATCATGGGGCTGCCCCCCAGCGGTGGTTTCATCGCCAAGTGGCTGCTGCTGCGCGCCGCGGCCGAGACCGGCCAATGGTGGTGGCTGGTGGTGCTCACCCTGGGCGGTCTGCTCGCCGCGGCCTACATGTTCCGGGTCCTGCGCTTCGCCTTCCTGCGCTCCGCTGGCCCCACGGTGGATCACCAAGGTCCGCGGCCCGGGCGGTTGCGGGTGTGGCCCACCATGGCCCTGGCCGTGCTGGCCATCGCCCTGGGCGTGGCGGCGGCGCCGATTCTCGCACTTCTGGGAGGCCTGCCATGA
- a CDS encoding NADH-quinone oxidoreductase subunit K — protein sequence MMGVDVFAIAAAALMALGFYGFVAQPHPLRRILAINIFGNGVFMSMILIARWLPGGPDPVPHAMVITGLVIAVSASAFGLALVRRQALNRRMESERGDD from the coding sequence ATGATGGGAGTGGACGTCTTCGCCATCGCCGCCGCCGCCCTCATGGCCCTGGGGTTCTATGGCTTCGTGGCCCAGCCGCACCCCCTCCGGCGCATTCTGGCCATCAACATCTTCGGCAACGGCGTGTTCATGAGCATGATCCTGATCGCCCGCTGGCTGCCGGGCGGGCCGGACCCGGTACCCCACGCCATGGTCATCACCGGCCTGGTGATCGCCGTCAGCGCCTCGGCTTTCGGCCTGGCCCTGGTTCGCCGGCAGGCACTGAACCGCCGCATGGAGTCGGAGCGCGGTGATGACTGA
- a CDS encoding hydrogenase subunit MbhD domain-containing protein, which translates to MMALFDALLVFILVLLAWRCVTVTDVFRAIVLFIVIGLLLGLSWARLEAPDLALAETAIGAGLLGVLLLGTWRALDAGERHACGHDRAPLPARWLAGIGSAGFGLAMLVALTSLDGHPGGAGELALNNLDAAGTEQPVTAVLLNFRSYDTLLEMGVVLMALIGALLCRAALTYQPRAEDVTVDTPLVPVLVTAFAPAVLLMGVYLVWAGTHSPGGAFQGGATLAGAGVLLVLGGRLHGVPHTALITRALLVLGTVVFTAAGLLLIPLEGAFMAYPPDFIYPVMLVIEYSLALSIALSLLLLFTGTHGLRRGES; encoded by the coding sequence ATGATGGCGCTGTTCGACGCCCTTCTGGTGTTCATTCTGGTGCTCCTGGCCTGGCGCTGTGTCACCGTCACCGACGTGTTCCGTGCCATCGTCCTGTTCATCGTCATCGGGCTGCTGCTGGGCCTCTCCTGGGCACGCCTGGAGGCGCCGGACCTGGCTCTGGCGGAGACGGCCATCGGCGCCGGCCTTCTGGGAGTGCTGCTGCTGGGCACCTGGCGAGCGCTGGATGCCGGCGAACGCCATGCCTGCGGCCATGACCGCGCACCGCTGCCGGCCCGCTGGCTCGCGGGCATCGGCAGCGCCGGGTTCGGCCTCGCCATGCTGGTGGCACTGACGTCCCTGGATGGTCATCCGGGCGGTGCCGGTGAACTGGCATTGAACAACCTCGATGCCGCCGGCACCGAGCAGCCGGTCACCGCGGTGCTGCTCAACTTCCGCAGTTACGACACGCTGCTGGAGATGGGCGTGGTGCTCATGGCCCTGATCGGAGCCCTGCTGTGCCGCGCGGCACTGACCTACCAGCCCCGGGCCGAGGACGTCACCGTGGATACACCCCTAGTGCCGGTGCTGGTCACGGCGTTTGCACCGGCCGTGCTCCTCATGGGCGTGTATCTGGTGTGGGCGGGGACCCACAGCCCCGGCGGCGCTTTCCAGGGCGGAGCCACCCTCGCCGGCGCCGGCGTGCTGCTGGTGCTGGGCGGGCGCCTGCACGGCGTGCCCCATACGGCGCTGATCACCCGCGCCCTGCTGGTTCTGGGAACTGTGGTGTTTACCGCTGCCGGCCTGCTGCTGATCCCGCTGGAGGGGGCCTTCATGGCCTACCCGCCGGACTTCATCTACCCGGTCATGCTGGTCATCGAATACAGCCTGGCGTTGTCCATCGCGCTGTCCCTGCTGCTGCTGTTCACTGGAACCCACGGCCTGCGGCGGGGTGAATCATGA
- the mnhG gene encoding monovalent cation/H(+) antiporter subunit G, translating into MIELVAGAFIIIGLLFFLAGTAGLLRFPDIYSRLHAVTKADNAGLGMLAIGVALLADSWRLVLLIALVWVVAVTASSVACHLVARHHLREEGEG; encoded by the coding sequence ATGATCGAACTTGTCGCCGGGGCCTTCATCATCATCGGACTGCTGTTCTTCCTGGCAGGAACAGCCGGACTGCTCCGCTTCCCGGACATTTACTCGCGGCTGCACGCGGTGACCAAGGCGGACAACGCCGGCCTCGGCATGCTGGCCATTGGCGTGGCGCTGCTGGCCGACTCCTGGCGCCTGGTGCTGCTCATCGCCCTGGTCTGGGTGGTGGCGGTCACCGCATCCTCCGTTGCCTGCCATCTGGTGGCGCGGCACCACCTGCGGGAGGAGGGCGAGGGCTGA
- a CDS encoding monovalent cation/H+ antiporter complex subunit F, with amino-acid sequence MSMLLTSAAVILLALFGLGLIQVFRGPTRADRMLAIQLAGTSMVAILLVLSQILAMPALVDAALIFMLFAALVATAFVRRPRTDEDSQ; translated from the coding sequence ATGAGCATGCTGCTCACCAGCGCGGCCGTGATCCTCCTGGCGCTGTTCGGGCTGGGCCTGATCCAGGTCTTCCGCGGGCCCACTCGCGCCGACCGGATGCTGGCCATCCAGCTGGCCGGAACGTCCATGGTCGCCATCCTGCTGGTGCTCTCACAGATCCTGGCCATGCCGGCGCTGGTGGATGCGGCACTGATCTTCATGCTTTTCGCCGCTCTGGTGGCGACTGCGTTCGTGCGCCGACCGCGGACCGACGAGGACAGCCAATGA
- a CDS encoding Na+/H+ antiporter subunit E, translating to MTPSSGIAHRLTWALTVAAALMTVWLLLTGGEGLPYGLAAALLAAAISAWVAPGMVFTPRPLGLLRFMALFLYNSVLGGADVGWRAMHPAMPMQPRWLDYPLRLQHPASRTLFLLTVNLTPGTLAANLRGDTMRVHAITADTEAELARVEAAIDALFLESGDGERP from the coding sequence ATGACGCCCTCTTCCGGCATTGCACATCGACTGACCTGGGCGCTGACCGTCGCCGCCGCCCTGATGACGGTGTGGTTACTGCTCACCGGCGGTGAAGGTCTGCCCTACGGCCTGGCCGCCGCCCTGCTGGCTGCCGCCATCAGTGCCTGGGTGGCGCCGGGCATGGTGTTCACGCCGCGGCCCCTGGGGCTACTCCGGTTCATGGCCCTGTTCCTGTACAACTCCGTGTTGGGTGGTGCGGATGTGGGCTGGCGGGCCATGCATCCGGCCATGCCCATGCAGCCCCGGTGGCTTGACTACCCGCTGCGGCTGCAGCACCCGGCCAGCCGCACACTGTTCCTGCTCACGGTCAACCTCACCCCGGGCACACTGGCGGCGAACCTCCGTGGCGACACTATGCGTGTGCACGCCATTACCGCGGACACCGAGGCAGAACTGGCGCGCGTTGAGGCGGCCATCGACGCCCTGTTCCTGGAGTCCGGCGACGGGGAGCGCCCATGA
- the guaD gene encoding guanine deaminase: MPNTDRHDCIIRGTVVSCGPDVAPQAGTDALDVFTDGALHIAGGVIRNVGPATTVFAQAGSDHPPVHDFRGRLVVPGFIDIHTHCPQTNIIASYGEALLAWLHRYAFPAEERFADPEVAEETAQFFMDELLRNGTTSALIMGTVHAHSADAILRAARARGMRVAAGKLMMDRNCPEPLRDTAASGVTQSRELLRRWHGAGRLTYAISPRFAPTSSEEQLTGAGQLALECPEAYVQTHLAENTAEVAWVGELFPWAEDYLAVYEYFGLVRPGAVFAHCIHMTPAARQRLADHGGATAFAPSANLFLGSGLMDYPTQAALGVTTGLGTDIGAGTSFSLLRTAATAYQIGALYGLPLSAAHLLYLTTRGGAKALGLEDCIGHFAPGMEADVVILDPEASPLASRRTAVTTPEETLFALFTLGDERHIAATYVAGQPVTAHRSTHG, encoded by the coding sequence ATGCCCAACACCGACCGCCATGACTGCATCATCCGCGGCACTGTCGTCTCCTGCGGACCTGACGTTGCCCCCCAGGCGGGAACGGACGCCCTGGACGTTTTCACGGATGGCGCGCTGCACATTGCAGGCGGCGTCATCCGCAATGTCGGCCCGGCGACCACAGTGTTCGCACAGGCGGGCAGCGACCATCCGCCCGTCCACGACTTCCGCGGCCGGCTGGTGGTCCCTGGCTTCATCGATATTCATACTCACTGTCCGCAGACCAACATCATCGCCAGCTACGGCGAAGCGCTGCTCGCCTGGCTGCACCGCTACGCCTTCCCCGCGGAGGAGCGCTTCGCGGACCCCGAAGTGGCGGAGGAAACAGCGCAGTTCTTCATGGATGAACTGCTGCGCAACGGCACCACCAGCGCACTGATCATGGGTACGGTCCACGCCCATTCTGCAGACGCCATCCTGCGGGCGGCCCGAGCAAGGGGCATGCGCGTCGCCGCCGGCAAGCTGATGATGGACCGCAACTGCCCCGAACCGCTGCGGGACACCGCAGCATCCGGTGTCACCCAGTCCCGGGAGCTTCTGCGGCGCTGGCACGGGGCCGGGCGCCTCACCTACGCCATCAGCCCGCGCTTCGCCCCCACCTCCAGTGAAGAGCAGCTCACCGGCGCCGGACAGCTGGCCCTGGAATGCCCGGAAGCTTATGTGCAGACCCACCTGGCGGAAAACACGGCGGAAGTCGCCTGGGTCGGCGAACTGTTCCCCTGGGCGGAGGACTACCTGGCCGTCTACGAGTACTTCGGGCTGGTTCGACCCGGCGCTGTGTTCGCCCACTGCATCCACATGACGCCGGCAGCGCGCCAACGCCTGGCCGACCATGGCGGTGCCACGGCATTCGCACCATCGGCGAATCTGTTCCTGGGCAGCGGCCTGATGGACTACCCAACCCAGGCAGCGCTGGGCGTAACGACAGGACTGGGCACGGACATCGGTGCCGGCACCAGCTTCAGCCTGCTGCGCACCGCCGCGACCGCCTACCAGATCGGGGCGCTATACGGCTTGCCGCTGTCAGCGGCGCATCTTCTCTACCTGACAACGCGGGGCGGTGCCAAAGCCCTGGGCCTGGAGGATTGTATCGGGCACTTCGCACCGGGCATGGAGGCAGACGTTGTCATTCTCGACCCTGAGGCGTCTCCCCTGGCTTCCCGGCGGACCGCAGTCACCACCCCGGAGGAGACCCTGTTCGCGCTGTTCACACTCGGGGACGAGCGCCACATAGCAGCCACCTATGTGGCAGGGCAGCCGGTGACGGCGCACCGCAGCACCCACGGCTGA
- the mgtE gene encoding magnesium transporter → MDKNEVIRELLSLYEGDHWDALDSHFEEMAIQDIAEAISELDSSDAKRLLLRLPRDRQPPAFAYVSPELQEELLEELEEQDGRFILFHMLPDDRTALLERQDPDDLQRLLRLLSPENVKEALRLLGFPEESAGRIMTPKFLTVRVGWTVEQALDHVRNRSEAGETINVVFVTDVRGALLGRVRLQDFVLGRPDRRIEEVMRGDPVKILVSEDREEAARLMKHYDLEVLPVVDDTGVMLGIVTIDDVIDVVEEEATEDFHKMASVGAFNYSLREARPSLLYRKRVGWLVLLVFANVFGGTAIAYFEETIEAVVALVFFLPLIVDSGGNAGSQSATLMVRALATGDVRTKDWLRLWGKELGVALALGITMGLAVSVLGIWRGGMDLAMIVSLAMVCVVVMGSMIGMLLPFVLTRFNLDPAAASAPLITSIADFFGILIYFSIATAFLTLP, encoded by the coding sequence ATGGATAAGAATGAGGTGATCCGGGAGCTGCTGTCGCTCTACGAGGGTGACCATTGGGATGCCCTGGACAGCCATTTCGAGGAGATGGCCATCCAGGATATCGCCGAGGCCATCAGCGAACTGGACTCCTCCGACGCCAAGAGGCTTCTGCTGCGCCTGCCGCGGGATCGACAGCCGCCGGCATTCGCCTACGTGTCTCCGGAGCTGCAGGAGGAGCTGCTGGAGGAGCTCGAGGAACAGGATGGCCGTTTCATTCTCTTCCACATGCTCCCGGACGACCGCACGGCCCTGCTGGAGCGCCAGGATCCGGATGATCTCCAGCGCTTGCTGAGGCTGCTCTCGCCGGAGAACGTCAAGGAGGCGCTGCGCCTGCTCGGTTTCCCCGAGGAGAGTGCCGGACGCATCATGACGCCGAAGTTCCTCACCGTGCGGGTGGGCTGGACGGTGGAGCAGGCCCTTGATCATGTGCGTAACCGCAGCGAGGCCGGCGAGACCATCAACGTGGTTTTCGTCACCGACGTGCGGGGTGCGCTGCTCGGGCGCGTGCGCTTGCAGGATTTCGTTCTCGGTCGCCCGGATCGCCGCATCGAGGAGGTCATGCGGGGAGATCCGGTGAAAATCCTGGTCTCCGAGGACCGGGAGGAAGCTGCCCGACTGATGAAACACTACGACCTGGAAGTCCTGCCGGTGGTGGACGACACCGGCGTGATGCTCGGAATCGTCACCATCGACGACGTCATCGACGTGGTCGAAGAGGAGGCCACCGAGGACTTCCACAAGATGGCCAGCGTCGGCGCCTTCAACTACAGCCTGCGCGAGGCGCGGCCGTCGCTGCTCTACCGCAAGCGTGTGGGCTGGCTCGTGCTGCTGGTGTTCGCCAACGTCTTCGGCGGTACCGCCATCGCCTACTTCGAGGAAACCATCGAGGCGGTGGTCGCGCTGGTGTTCTTCCTGCCCCTGATCGTCGACTCTGGCGGTAACGCCGGTTCCCAGTCCGCCACCCTGATGGTGCGCGCTCTCGCCACCGGCGACGTGCGCACAAAGGACTGGTTGCGCCTCTGGGGCAAGGAGCTGGGTGTCGCGCTGGCCCTGGGGATCACCATGGGCCTGGCGGTGTCGGTGCTGGGCATCTGGCGCGGCGGGATGGATCTTGCCATGATCGTTTCTCTGGCCATGGTGTGCGTGGTGGTCATGGGCAGCATGATCGGTATGCTGCTGCCCTTTGTACTGACCCGTTTCAACCTCGACCCGGCGGCCGCCAGCGCCCCGCTGATCACCTCCATCGCCGACTTCTTCGGCATCCTGATCTACTTCTCCATCGCCACGGCGTTCCTGACCCTGCCGTGA